The window CGATTCGATGACCTCGCGCGTGCGGAATCCGATGGCCCCTCCGGTCCAACCGCCGGCGATCTGGGCGTGTGGCAACGCGGGCAGATGGTAGAGGAGTTCGATGCCGCGATTGAAACGCTTACGATCGGCGCGGTTACGGTAGCGCCGGTAGAGACAGCCTTTGGCTATCACGTGATTCGCCGCAACTCACTCGAGAAGCCATTCTACGGCGCCGACGCCTTCTTCATCGGCTTCGCCGGCCCGCAGTCTCCGCCCACTGTCACGCGGAACACCGAACAGGCACGCGTCCTGGTCGATTCCCTCAAGCCGCTAGTCACCCCCGAGACGTTCGAGGCCATGGGCCTTGAATACAACGACTTCGGCGACGAGCCGTATTTCTTCATTGGCGGCTTCAAGGAGGACGACAACGTCCCTCCCCAGTTACTCGAGGCGTTGAAAGGGGTCGCCATTGAAGGCGTCGCCGGCCCGGTGGAGTTCCCGTCCGGCTTTGCCTTCGTCCGCCGCACCCGCCTCGAGCGACGTTCTGGCGCCCACATTCTGGTGCCCTACGCGGGCGCCGAACAGGCCGGCCCGGAGGTAACCCGCACGAAAGAGGAGGCGTTAGCCCATGCGCAGGCCCTCATCGCTGAATTAAAGCAGGACCCTACCCAGTTTGCCACCTTCGCCGCCGAGAACCCGGATATGACGTCCGGCCAGGGCGGCGATCTCGGCCTCTGGTTCAAGGGTAGTATGGTGCCGGCGTTCGAAGAAGCCATCAGCACCCTGGAAATCGACGGAGTCTCTGAAACGCCCGTGGAAACGGACTTCGGTTTCCACATCATTCAGCGCAAGGCCGCGATCCGGTAATCCCAGCGGTGCCACACGGTTAAACTATGGGGGAATTCCGGAATTCCCACCAGCAGCAGCCAAGTCTCGTATGGCAAAGATTCAGATTCTCCTCATCGAGGACAACCGCCTCTTGCGCGAGGGAATCACTGCCATTCTTAACGATCAAGGCGAGTTCGAGGTCACGGCGCGCTCGGGGGATATAGATGCTGAGCGCCAACTCGTTGGCATCGACTCCCCTCCTCATGTCGTTCTCCTGGATCTGGGCCTTGAGAAGATTCATAGCCTATCGCTGATGGCGTTCCT is drawn from Rhodothermales bacterium and contains these coding sequences:
- a CDS encoding peptidylprolyl isomerase; this translates as MRSKEQARQKADSLIALIKADSTRFDDLARAESDGPSGPTAGDLGVWQRGQMVEEFDAAIETLTIGAVTVAPVETAFGYHVIRRNSLEKPFYGADAFFIGFAGPQSPPTVTRNTEQARVLVDSLKPLVTPETFEAMGLEYNDFGDEPYFFIGGFKEDDNVPPQLLEALKGVAIEGVAGPVEFPSGFAFVRRTRLERRSGAHILVPYAGAEQAGPEVTRTKEEALAHAQALIAELKQDPTQFATFAAENPDMTSGQGGDLGLWFKGSMVPAFEEAISTLEIDGVSETPVETDFGFHIIQRKAAIR